The following proteins are co-located in the Patescibacteria group bacterium genome:
- a CDS encoding sulfite exporter TauE/SafE family protein, whose translation MAQNKKISFQIDGMHCRSCEVLIERAARELPGVNGVRVDAKSGTAIVYCSSEGNVDSDQLEKAIGNSDYRVRLGSTQASTQSIANVKPNVPEIIFLFGAVYIVGWLLGRLGFLSAGFDATAQVTVVGSFLIGLLAGTSSCLAVSGGLLLSSVSKINERFGGSTGAERMMPVVLFVIGRVVSYGIFGALIGAVGQVLVPSPAVTAALTILAAAIMVVMGLQMLGLAPAWLMSALPRMPKFLSHRALGTEKHGGYFAPFILGGATFFLPCGFTQSLQIYALTTGSAVTSGLILASFALGTAPMLLALGAASTSLKGRAGYWFFRFSGALVITLGLMNVKSGLLLSGVTLPSISFGVPAVLADANDPNVKFNGKEQVIAMRITANPPYSPSDHYTVKAGIPVRMEISGKGTGCRTIFTIPKVNVSTPLNKDLNIVTFTPQKPGRLVFSCSMGMYSGTIDVI comes from the coding sequence ATGGCTCAAAATAAAAAAATTAGTTTTCAGATTGATGGCATGCATTGCCGGAGCTGTGAAGTGCTTATTGAACGTGCAGCGAGGGAGTTGCCAGGAGTGAATGGAGTGCGTGTAGACGCGAAATCAGGAACGGCTATCGTTTATTGTTCTTCGGAAGGGAATGTGGATTCTGATCAGCTTGAAAAAGCTATTGGAAATTCAGATTATCGCGTTAGGCTGGGGTCTACCCAAGCGTCGACCCAATCAATAGCGAACGTGAAGCCGAACGTCCCAGAGATTATCTTTCTCTTTGGCGCTGTGTACATTGTAGGATGGCTGCTTGGCCGCCTTGGATTCCTCTCGGCGGGATTTGATGCCACCGCGCAGGTGACGGTGGTCGGCTCATTTCTTATTGGACTTCTGGCGGGAACGTCATCGTGTCTGGCGGTTTCTGGCGGATTGCTTCTTTCATCCGTGTCCAAAATCAATGAACGGTTTGGCGGTTCTACCGGGGCGGAGCGCATGATGCCAGTTGTGCTCTTTGTTATTGGGCGAGTTGTTTCTTACGGCATTTTTGGTGCCTTGATAGGTGCGGTCGGCCAGGTTCTGGTTCCTTCCCCGGCTGTTACCGCGGCCCTCACCATCCTGGCCGCGGCCATTATGGTGGTGATGGGCTTGCAGATGCTGGGACTTGCTCCTGCATGGCTCATGAGCGCCTTGCCACGGATGCCGAAGTTCCTGAGCCACAGGGCACTTGGTACCGAGAAACACGGCGGCTACTTCGCGCCGTTTATCCTTGGGGGAGCGACGTTCTTCCTGCCCTGCGGCTTCACCCAATCGCTGCAGATTTACGCGTTGACGACGGGGAGCGCAGTGACGAGCGGGCTGATCCTTGCCTCATTTGCCCTTGGTACCGCACCGATGCTGCTGGCTCTTGGAGCCGCTTCAACCTCCCTTAAGGGCAGGGCTGGATATTGGTTTTTCCGTTTTTCTGGAGCGCTGGTCATTACCCTTGGCCTCATGAACGTGAAGAGCGGACTGTTGTTGTCTGGTGTCACCCTGCCATCTATTTCTTTCGGTGTGCCGGCAGTTCTGGCCGACGCGAATGATCCGAATGTTAAGTTCAACGGAAAAGAGCAAGTGATTGCCATGCGCATCACGGCTAATCCACCTTACTCGCCGAGTGATCACTACACGGTAAAAGCCGGAATTCCTGTAAGAATGGAAATTAGCGGAAAAGGTACCGGCTGCAGAACCATTTTCACCATTCCGAAAGTAAATGTTTCTACACCGCTTAACAAAGATTTGAATATTGTGACTTTTACTCCACAGAAGCCGGGCAGATTAGTGTTTAGTTGTTCCATGGGTATGTATTCGGGCACGATCGACGTAATCTAA
- a CDS encoding heavy metal translocating P-type ATPase, protein MKTRFPIEGMHCSSCAVNIAKDLKGTPGVKDAMVNYALSSASVEFDESKVKEHELHGVVEKAGYKVVKPSPMHEGHHEGMDMGENHLKHGSAPKVAGRKAAWALGLSAPALLLAMTMAPVPYSPLIQGVLSTIVVLYFGREFHIMALKLLKRGRANMDTLISMGTMAALLFSWWQLTVNGPLYFETAALITGLILLGRYFEATSKGKAGAAIQKLLELGAKTAHHIQADGSVMEMDVSMLRVGDKVLVKPGEKVPLDGKVIEGSSEINESMLTGESLPVSKKVGDLVFGATISINGALTVEITKEPGNTALARIVELVRSAQETKAPIEKLADQISGVFVPIVMVVSAVTFVVWMLAGASVTDAFVPAVAVLVIACPCALGLATPTAILVGTGRGASQGILIKNGEAMERARGITTVVFDKTGTLTEGKPTVTDIVAADGQTKELLQLAASVEAKSEHPLAQAIVERAKAEGLSMMPSEGFRSLAGKGVQAMVNGSIIAIGKIEETGGSAEIEKLRHEGKTVVTISLGGQYKGLIAIADAPKKGAKEAVVRLLKDGLDVIMLTGDHTLTAQAIAKELGIEQVIAEVMPEDKLDELKKLQKAGKKVLFVGDGINDAPALTQADLGIAMGTGSDIAIESGHMVLVGGGPEKVVDALQLTRQTYRVIKQNLFWAFIYNIIGIPLAAFGLLNPIIASGAMAFSSVSVVLNSLRLRRSRSGH, encoded by the coding sequence ATGAAGACGCGATTTCCGATTGAAGGAATGCATTGCAGTTCCTGCGCGGTTAATATTGCTAAAGATCTGAAGGGTACTCCCGGAGTTAAGGATGCAATGGTGAATTATGCGTTATCGAGTGCTTCTGTAGAGTTCGATGAATCAAAAGTGAAGGAACATGAGCTGCATGGTGTAGTTGAAAAAGCTGGTTACAAGGTGGTCAAGCCTTCGCCTATGCACGAAGGACACCATGAAGGAATGGACATGGGCGAGAACCATCTGAAGCACGGTTCTGCGCCAAAGGTAGCTGGCCGTAAGGCGGCCTGGGCTCTGGGGCTTTCGGCACCTGCGTTGTTGCTAGCTATGACCATGGCACCGGTTCCGTATTCGCCCTTGATTCAGGGGGTGCTATCGACCATTGTTGTGCTGTACTTTGGTCGCGAATTTCACATCATGGCGCTTAAATTGCTTAAGCGAGGCCGGGCGAATATGGATACGCTCATTTCCATGGGAACCATGGCGGCGCTTTTGTTCAGTTGGTGGCAGTTGACGGTGAATGGACCGCTGTACTTTGAAACCGCTGCGCTGATCACTGGTTTGATTCTGCTTGGACGATATTTCGAGGCCACTAGTAAGGGTAAGGCCGGGGCAGCCATTCAAAAGTTGCTCGAGCTTGGGGCGAAGACGGCGCATCACATTCAGGCGGATGGTTCGGTCATGGAGATGGATGTGTCGATGCTTCGAGTTGGCGACAAAGTACTCGTGAAGCCGGGGGAGAAGGTTCCGCTCGACGGAAAAGTGATAGAAGGATCGAGCGAGATCAATGAATCCATGCTGACGGGGGAGAGCCTGCCGGTCTCGAAAAAAGTTGGCGATCTAGTTTTTGGCGCGACTATTTCCATCAACGGAGCTTTGACGGTTGAGATTACCAAAGAGCCGGGCAACACGGCCTTAGCTCGGATTGTCGAGCTCGTCCGTTCAGCCCAAGAGACCAAAGCGCCGATCGAAAAACTGGCGGATCAGATTTCGGGGGTATTTGTTCCTATCGTGATGGTTGTTTCAGCGGTGACTTTTGTGGTGTGGATGTTGGCGGGTGCGAGTGTTACTGACGCTTTCGTGCCGGCGGTTGCTGTGCTTGTGATCGCGTGCCCATGCGCCTTAGGACTCGCGACTCCGACGGCTATCCTTGTTGGTACAGGCCGAGGAGCTAGTCAGGGTATTTTGATTAAGAATGGCGAGGCCATGGAACGGGCGAGGGGGATCACGACGGTCGTGTTCGACAAGACGGGCACGCTAACTGAGGGAAAGCCGACGGTTACCGATATTGTTGCGGCTGACGGCCAGACGAAGGAGTTACTTCAACTCGCTGCATCGGTAGAGGCTAAGTCCGAGCATCCACTAGCGCAGGCTATTGTCGAGCGTGCAAAGGCCGAAGGGCTTTCGATGATGCCAAGCGAAGGATTTCGTTCTCTGGCTGGGAAGGGCGTCCAGGCCATGGTGAATGGATCGATTATCGCCATTGGCAAGATCGAGGAGACCGGCGGTTCGGCGGAGATCGAAAAACTCAGGCATGAGGGAAAAACAGTCGTGACTATCTCGCTCGGCGGACAGTATAAAGGTTTGATCGCGATTGCCGACGCTCCAAAGAAGGGGGCGAAAGAGGCGGTCGTGCGACTTCTCAAAGACGGACTCGACGTGATTATGCTGACGGGCGATCACACGCTGACCGCGCAGGCGATTGCTAAAGAGTTAGGCATTGAGCAAGTGATTGCTGAAGTGATGCCCGAAGACAAGCTCGACGAATTGAAAAAATTACAGAAAGCTGGCAAGAAAGTGCTTTTCGTTGGCGACGGTATTAATGACGCACCAGCTTTGACGCAAGCCGATTTGGGAATCGCCATGGGAACAGGCTCGGATATCGCTATCGAGTCCGGGCACATGGTGCTTGTTGGTGGGGGACCCGAGAAAGTTGTCGATGCGCTTCAACTAACGCGCCAAACATACCGAGTGATTAAGCAGAACCTCTTCTGGGCGTTTATCTACAACATCATCGGCATTCCTTTGGCGGCTTTTGGTCTCCTAAACCCCATTATTGCCTCCGGAGCCATGGCTTTCTCTAGTGTTTCCGTTGTTTTGAACTCTTTAAGGCTTAGACGATCAAGGTCAGGACATTGA
- a CDS encoding RNA-binding protein, whose protein sequence is MADNARVYVGGIPYSATEDELKAHFSPAGAVVSVFLPIDRESGRKRGFGFVEFNTPDEQANAIKMFDQTDLGGRTISVSAARPRE, encoded by the coding sequence ATGGCAGACAATGCCCGCGTCTACGTTGGTGGAATTCCATATTCCGCTACCGAAGATGAATTGAAGGCACATTTCAGCCCAGCTGGCGCAGTTGTATCGGTATTCCTACCGATCGACCGCGAGAGCGGCAGAAAGCGTGGCTTCGGCTTCGTGGAGTTCAACACTCCCGACGAACAGGCAAACGCTATCAAGATGTTCGACCAGACCGATCTCGGTGGTCGCACGATCAGCGTTTCCGCAGCTCGCCCACGCGAGTAA
- a CDS encoding AI-2E family transporter, with protein sequence MQNVTQHEAVARWFFLGIAAVIIFLSWKIVEPFYIVLLTAVIASVVMTPIEKRLRHLVKRPWLSSLIMVLIMFVMIVGPLATVTVIMAQQAADIIKGTVANSDWVAHFKLAEQPFIMALPGFARDYLLSVNISELLGAFAKWVSEKSLAILSGGATFVLNTSIFFICVYFFLFEREKINVELIKISPFKDTVDRGIMVRMSETVRGVVFGSIIVSIIQGIVAAIGFTIFGVPGALIWAAVVVVASQIPMIGTSSVTIPVVIYLLLIGHIPAAIGMAIWAILAVGLVDNLVSPFIVGSRTKMHSLLILLSILGGIQYFGPIGFILGPTVLAALLVVLELYKAGILERKDVA encoded by the coding sequence ATGCAAAACGTCACTCAACATGAAGCGGTGGCTCGTTGGTTTTTCTTGGGTATTGCGGCCGTCATCATTTTTCTTTCTTGGAAAATTGTTGAACCCTTTTACATCGTACTGTTGACGGCAGTGATTGCCTCGGTCGTTATGACGCCGATTGAGAAGCGATTGAGACATTTGGTAAAGAGACCATGGCTGTCTTCGTTGATTATGGTGCTTATTATGTTTGTGATGATTGTTGGCCCGTTAGCCACCGTGACTGTTATTATGGCTCAGCAAGCGGCCGATATTATCAAGGGTACTGTGGCGAATTCTGACTGGGTTGCCCATTTCAAGCTCGCGGAGCAGCCGTTCATCATGGCACTTCCAGGTTTTGCTAGAGACTATTTGTTGTCTGTTAACATTTCCGAACTTCTGGGAGCCTTTGCCAAGTGGGTTAGTGAGAAATCGTTAGCTATCTTATCGGGGGGCGCGACTTTCGTGTTGAATACCAGCATTTTTTTCATCTGTGTATATTTTTTCTTGTTTGAACGAGAGAAGATAAATGTCGAACTAATCAAAATTAGTCCCTTTAAGGACACGGTTGATCGCGGCATCATGGTGCGAATGTCTGAGACCGTCCGCGGTGTGGTTTTTGGCTCCATCATTGTTTCCATAATTCAGGGAATAGTGGCGGCTATTGGTTTTACTATCTTTGGCGTACCCGGTGCACTTATTTGGGCGGCGGTGGTAGTGGTGGCTTCGCAGATTCCGATGATTGGAACCTCGAGCGTTACGATTCCGGTGGTCATTTACCTCCTACTTATTGGCCACATTCCGGCAGCCATCGGTATGGCTATTTGGGCCATTCTAGCTGTTGGTTTAGTTGATAACCTGGTTTCTCCTTTTATTGTGGGTAGCCGCACTAAGATGCACAGCTTACTCATTTTGTTGTCTATCTTGGGCGGTATCCAGTATTTTGGACCAATTGGTTTTATTCTTGGCCCGACCGTTCTGGCAGCCCTCCTGGTGGTGCTTGAACTTTATAAGGCGGGGATACTTGAGAGAAAAGACGTTGCTTAG
- a CDS encoding carbon-nitrogen hydrolase family protein, whose product MKCKIAVVQFEITQFAVEKNLAKAETFIKQAAAEKADIIVFPEDFVTGPIEHKKELADADHVYRNHFQRLAKEYKIDIIPGSFIEKDDAGLFNTTYYIDSTGEVLARYRKVNLWLSERGHFIPGHEMPVVQTKFGKIGLTICWDLMFPEIFRKMVDQGVELVFCPAYWCFKDAGEGLKYDKNSEIKLVDALCVGRAFENEIALVFCNAAGEFTQGNFSDAVIGHSQITVPFKGAIKKFTHNTEGMFVKTVDTAILKVAEESYKVRHDLKNKG is encoded by the coding sequence ATGAAGTGCAAAATTGCCGTGGTTCAATTTGAGATTACGCAGTTCGCGGTAGAGAAAAATCTGGCTAAAGCAGAAACCTTTATTAAACAGGCCGCCGCAGAAAAAGCCGATATCATCGTCTTCCCCGAAGACTTTGTCACGGGACCTATTGAACACAAAAAAGAACTGGCTGATGCTGATCACGTCTACCGAAACCATTTCCAGCGTCTCGCCAAAGAGTACAAGATCGACATCATCCCCGGTTCATTTATTGAAAAAGACGATGCGGGACTATTCAATACAACCTATTACATCGATTCGACCGGCGAGGTGCTCGCCCGGTACAGAAAAGTTAATCTGTGGCTGTCTGAACGAGGCCATTTCATCCCCGGCCACGAAATGCCGGTGGTGCAAACAAAATTTGGGAAAATCGGCCTCACGATTTGCTGGGACTTAATGTTCCCGGAAATCTTTAGAAAGATGGTTGATCAAGGAGTTGAGTTGGTCTTCTGTCCTGCCTACTGGTGTTTCAAGGATGCGGGCGAAGGTCTCAAATACGATAAGAACTCCGAAATTAAGCTGGTCGATGCCTTGTGCGTTGGTCGAGCCTTCGAGAACGAAATCGCCCTCGTCTTCTGCAACGCCGCCGGCGAGTTCACCCAGGGCAATTTCTCAGATGCCGTTATTGGACACTCCCAAATCACTGTCCCTTTTAAGGGCGCAATCAAGAAGTTTACTCACAACACTGAAGGCATGTTCGTGAAGACCGTCGATACCGCCATCCTGAAAGTTGCCGAGGAGTCCTACAAAGTTCGACATGACCTAAAGAACAAAGGCTAA
- the pyrC gene encoding dihydroorotase, which translates to MSETQTLTIRQPDDFHVHLRQGQMLKDVLPHSAGFGRLMVMPNIVPPVLNADDASRYMEEIVSAMHLYPRRPTIIMSLQVIPNTKPEDIKFAMNRGVRVGKVYPKGMTTNSENGVEDYRSLHDVFGAMEEVGMILSLHGEHPSQTLDCLDREAAFMDILVWINQTFPKLKIVLEHVTTTIAVTNVMAMPDNVSATITVHHLFLTLNNVIGHMLKPHHFCKPVAKRFTDRSSLVAAATSGNRKFFLGTDSAPHLKEKKECADGCAGIFTAPVALPLLAELFERQSALKRLEDFTSRFGAEFYGLPLNKGTVMLEKTSWRMPGEISGVIPFMAGETILWQVKS; encoded by the coding sequence ATGTCAGAAACACAGACGTTGACCATTCGCCAGCCAGATGACTTCCATGTCCATCTGCGCCAAGGCCAAATGCTGAAGGACGTCCTTCCGCATTCTGCGGGGTTCGGCCGGCTCATGGTCATGCCGAACATCGTTCCGCCGGTCCTGAACGCGGATGACGCGAGCCGGTACATGGAAGAAATCGTGTCCGCCATGCACCTGTACCCCAGGCGCCCAACCATCATCATGTCCCTCCAGGTGATTCCCAACACCAAACCGGAAGACATCAAGTTCGCCATGAACCGTGGCGTCCGCGTGGGCAAGGTCTACCCGAAAGGCATGACCACGAACTCCGAGAACGGCGTGGAAGACTACCGCTCTCTGCACGACGTTTTCGGCGCCATGGAAGAGGTCGGCATGATCCTCTCCCTCCACGGTGAACACCCGTCCCAGACGCTCGACTGTCTGGATCGGGAGGCTGCTTTCATGGACATCCTGGTTTGGATCAACCAAACGTTCCCGAAACTCAAGATAGTCCTTGAACACGTGACGACCACCATTGCAGTCACGAACGTCATGGCGATGCCGGACAACGTGTCCGCCACCATCACCGTGCACCACCTGTTCCTGACCCTGAACAACGTCATCGGCCACATGCTGAAGCCGCACCACTTCTGCAAGCCGGTGGCCAAACGGTTTACGGACCGCTCCTCACTCGTCGCGGCGGCTACGAGCGGCAACAGAAAGTTCTTCCTGGGGACGGACAGCGCGCCGCACCTCAAGGAAAAAAAGGAGTGCGCGGACGGCTGCGCCGGCATCTTCACCGCGCCCGTGGCTCTCCCCCTCCTCGCTGAGCTGTTCGAACGCCAGAGCGCCCTCAAACGCCTGGAAGACTTCACGAGCCGATTCGGTGCAGAGTTCTATGGACTCCCGCTGAACAAGGGAACCGTCATGCTCGAAAAAACGAGCTGGCGGATGCCGGGAGAAATATCCGGCGTCATCCCCTTCATGGCCGGTGAAACTATTCTCTGGCAGGTCAAGAGTTAG
- a CDS encoding 6,7-dimethyl-8-ribityllumazine synthase, producing the protein MNIAIVLGSFHIKEVTMMLEEARKTAAELGLTIVEEVWVPGSVEKPLALKRLLMKPEIDGAVALGIIEKGGTKHGFVMGQSVMDAVIQLQLEFMKPIGLGILGPDIEPDQIPTRILPYARAAVEATAKMLG; encoded by the coding sequence ATGAACATCGCCATCGTCCTCGGCTCCTTTCACATCAAAGAAGTCACCATGATGCTTGAAGAAGCCCGAAAAACTGCCGCCGAACTCGGCCTTACGATTGTCGAGGAAGTCTGGGTGCCGGGGTCAGTTGAAAAACCTCTCGCTCTCAAGCGTCTCCTCATGAAACCGGAAATCGACGGTGCAGTCGCTCTTGGAATTATTGAAAAAGGTGGCACCAAACACGGCTTTGTCATGGGTCAGTCCGTCATGGACGCCGTCATCCAGCTCCAGCTTGAGTTCATGAAACCCATCGGCCTAGGAATCCTGGGCCCCGACATTGAACCCGACCAAATTCCCACCCGCATCCTCCCCTATGCTAGAGCCGCGGTTGAAGCCACGGCGAAGATGCTCGGATAG
- a CDS encoding riboflavin synthase subunit alpha, with protein sequence MFTGIVQAQGTIADIIVEPGMMHVSISVPEEIVEGLKTGASVAVNGVCLTVVSIEGDHITFDVMQETIDLTTLGSLKTGDQVNVERSLKVGDEVGGHLVSGHVHGTARILDITKTENNVTITLEPPAELSKYIFPKGFIALNGVSLTVISTSPLSVSLIPETLERTTFGSAQVGDLVNVEIDQQTRTIVDTIEHITTKKAGF encoded by the coding sequence GTGTTTACAGGAATAGTCCAAGCCCAAGGAACTATCGCGGATATCATAGTCGAGCCCGGCATGATGCATGTTTCTATTTCAGTCCCAGAAGAAATAGTCGAAGGCCTAAAAACGGGCGCGAGCGTTGCCGTGAACGGCGTCTGTCTCACGGTGGTATCGATTGAAGGCGATCACATCACGTTCGATGTGATGCAAGAAACCATCGACCTCACAACTCTCGGTTCCCTCAAGACCGGCGATCAAGTCAACGTCGAGCGCTCGCTCAAAGTTGGTGACGAAGTGGGCGGCCACCTTGTCTCCGGCCACGTTCACGGCACCGCGAGGATCCTCGACATCACAAAAACAGAAAACAACGTCACCATCACGCTCGAACCCCCCGCCGAACTTTCCAAATACATCTTCCCGAAAGGCTTCATCGCCTTAAACGGCGTCAGTCTAACCGTCATCTCTACCTCGCCACTCTCGGTTTCACTGATACCGGAGACCCTCGAACGAACAACCTTCGGCTCAGCTCAAGTTGGCGATCTGGTGAACGTCGAGATAGACCAACAAACCCGAACCATTGTCGATACTATCGAACACATAACCACCAAAAAAGCGGGGTTTTAA
- a CDS encoding riboflavin kinase has product MMVSGIVEKGKGEAGPIYGLPTANITIGGWFRPGIYSGKVTVSNKTYGAAICYGASKDKLEAHLLDFSGDLYGQTITVEILDKVSDIDPMISVEQMRDKIQKDLKKVKLCLQE; this is encoded by the coding sequence ATGATGGTTTCAGGAATTGTAGAAAAAGGTAAGGGCGAGGCTGGCCCCATCTACGGCCTGCCAACCGCTAATATCACTATTGGTGGCTGGTTTAGACCGGGCATCTATTCAGGCAAAGTCACCGTTAGCAATAAAACCTACGGCGCAGCCATCTGCTATGGCGCCAGCAAAGACAAACTAGAAGCACATTTGCTAGACTTTTCCGGCGACCTTTATGGCCAAACCATCACGGTCGAAATCCTAGACAAGGTCAGCGATATTGACCCCATGATCTCTGTCGAACAGATGCGCGATAAAATTCAAAAAGATCTCAAAAAAGTAAAACTGTGTTTACAGGAATAG
- the yjjX gene encoding inosine/xanthosine triphosphatase: MMKIVVSSKNPVKINSALLGFQSMFSEEQFEIVGVSVPSGVPDQPLGDEQTLLGAMNRMNGILTLGEADYYVGIEGGVEHVGNDVEVFAWVVVRGPDGRVGKARTGMFLLPKKLVELVRQGVELGTASDMIFDESNSKQKGGTVGALTSGAIDRTAYYHHAVILALLPFKNPDLY, encoded by the coding sequence ATGATGAAAATTGTTGTTTCTTCAAAGAATCCAGTGAAGATTAATTCTGCCCTACTGGGGTTCCAATCGATGTTTTCTGAAGAACAGTTTGAAATAGTCGGTGTCTCGGTTCCGTCTGGCGTGCCTGACCAGCCACTTGGTGATGAGCAAACGTTGCTTGGAGCGATGAATAGAATGAATGGCATTCTGACTCTTGGCGAGGCTGATTATTACGTGGGGATTGAGGGTGGAGTTGAACACGTCGGTAATGATGTCGAGGTTTTTGCTTGGGTAGTGGTGCGTGGGCCAGATGGGCGAGTTGGGAAGGCAAGAACGGGAATGTTTTTATTGCCAAAGAAATTGGTCGAGCTTGTGAGGCAGGGGGTAGAGCTTGGGACGGCATCGGATATGATTTTTGATGAAAGTAATTCCAAACAAAAAGGCGGCACGGTCGGCGCCCTTACTTCTGGCGCCATTGACCGCACCGCCTATTATCATCACGCTGTAATTTTAGCCCTATTGCCGTTTAAGAATCCTGACTTGTACTAG
- a CDS encoding Fe-Mn family superoxide dismutase gives MYTEQKFELLELKGLSAKQIDVHLKLYAGYVKNVNALATKIDELKADSEKNALALSELTRRYAFEFNGMRLHELYFEALSGDGVMADGALKTAIENQYGSTDKFLAELTAVGLMRGIGWVLLVRDSKNDSIRIIWVSDHEVGHLAGTDVILAMDMWEHAFMVDYVPAQKGDYIKAFFANVNWGVVENRLT, from the coding sequence ATGTACACGGAACAGAAGTTCGAACTTCTCGAACTCAAAGGTCTCTCAGCTAAACAAATCGACGTGCATTTGAAGCTCTACGCTGGCTACGTGAAAAACGTAAACGCGCTCGCAACCAAAATCGACGAACTCAAAGCTGACTCCGAGAAAAACGCCCTCGCGCTCTCCGAATTAACTCGCCGGTACGCTTTTGAATTCAACGGCATGCGCTTGCACGAACTCTATTTTGAGGCACTCAGCGGCGATGGCGTCATGGCGGATGGTGCATTAAAGACGGCCATCGAAAATCAGTACGGATCAACCGACAAATTCTTGGCCGAACTCACCGCCGTGGGTCTCATGCGCGGAATCGGGTGGGTTTTGCTCGTTCGAGATTCGAAAAACGACTCAATACGTATCATCTGGGTCAGCGATCACGAAGTAGGCCACCTGGCCGGCACAGACGTCATCCTCGCTATGGACATGTGGGAGCACGCCTTCATGGTTGACTACGTCCCCGCACAGAAGGGCGACTACATTAAGGCGTTCTTCGCGAATGTGAACTGGGGCGTAGTCGAAAACCGTCTTACCTAG
- the tsaD gene encoding tRNA (adenosine(37)-N6)-threonylcarbamoyltransferase complex transferase subunit TsaD: MRILGIETSCDETAVSVLEGEGEKLTVVSSYVRTQIDIHEVYGGVVPEVAAREHLQMLFPMLHKAVSLTGEGIDAIAVTTGPGLAPALRVGTEAAKALAYAWGKPLVPVCHLEGHIYAAWLARSGESVASHARTPSFPALCLIVSGGHTELVLMKGHGDFERLGETLDDAAGEAFDKVAKMLGLGYPGGPKVAQLAMDGDAKAFDFPRAMLDSKNLNMSFSGLKTSVLYTLREKESEIDNHAFRANIAASFQEAIVDVLAKKTLAAIKKHKPVSLILAGGVAANIALRERLLKLAEETGVVLFLPPFEYSLDNAAMIAAAGYFRARETKGFGGAKPLLPDPTLVKVDPNMDIV, translated from the coding sequence ATGCGCATACTCGGGATTGAAACAAGTTGTGATGAAACGGCCGTGTCCGTTTTAGAGGGCGAAGGCGAAAAGCTGACGGTTGTTTCGTCATATGTGCGTACCCAAATCGATATTCATGAAGTGTATGGGGGAGTGGTGCCGGAAGTTGCTGCGCGCGAGCACTTGCAGATGCTTTTCCCTATGCTTCATAAGGCAGTTTCGCTAACGGGCGAGGGGATTGATGCGATTGCCGTGACTACGGGTCCCGGTCTTGCACCTGCTCTCCGAGTCGGCACTGAAGCTGCAAAGGCACTCGCGTATGCGTGGGGGAAACCGCTCGTGCCCGTCTGCCACCTTGAGGGTCACATTTACGCGGCGTGGCTTGCGCGGAGCGGTGAGAGCGTGGCAAGCCACGCCCGTACACCAAGCTTTCCGGCTTTGTGCCTTATTGTGTCTGGCGGCCACACAGAATTGGTGTTGATGAAGGGCCATGGTGACTTCGAAAGACTTGGCGAGACGTTGGATGATGCGGCCGGGGAGGCGTTCGACAAGGTTGCGAAGATGCTGGGACTTGGTTATCCCGGAGGACCAAAAGTTGCGCAGTTGGCCATGGATGGAGATGCTAAGGCTTTTGATTTCCCGCGGGCGATGCTTGATAGCAAGAATCTAAACATGAGTTTTTCTGGTTTGAAGACGTCCGTTCTCTACACGCTTCGCGAGAAGGAATCAGAGATTGATAATCATGCGTTTCGCGCGAATATTGCCGCTTCATTTCAGGAGGCCATTGTTGATGTGCTCGCCAAGAAGACGTTGGCGGCTATCAAAAAGCACAAGCCGGTTTCGTTGATTCTCGCCGGGGGAGTGGCGGCGAATATTGCGCTGCGGGAAAGATTGTTGAAGCTAGCCGAGGAAACGGGTGTGGTGTTGTTCTTGCCGCCTTTTGAGTACTCGCTCGATAATGCGGCGATGATTGCAGCGGCGGGATATTTCCGTGCACGTGAGACGAAGGGGTTTGGCGGCGCCAAACCCTTACTTCCGGATCCAACTCTCGTTAAAGTCGATCCGAACATGGATATCGTATGA